From Methylomonas sp. EFPC3, a single genomic window includes:
- the dusA gene encoding tRNA dihydrouridine(20/20a) synthase DusA produces the protein MTNTPSVPPPFAASRFSVAPMLDWTDRHCRYFHRLLSRHALLYSEMVTTGAILQGNAERHLQRDAAEHPVALQLGGSNPRELAQCARIGAGYGYAEINLNVGCPSDRVQNGRFGACLMAEPQLVADCVAAMRDAVSIPVTVKSRIGIDDRDSYTELVDFIATVARAGCKTFIVHARKAWLSGLSPKENREIPPLRYGVVFQLKQDFPELEIVINGGINTLDTAEALLSQVDGVMLGREVYHNPFLLVQVDARIFPG, from the coding sequence ATGACAAATACCCCATCCGTCCCGCCGCCGTTTGCGGCATCCCGCTTTAGCGTCGCGCCAATGTTGGACTGGACCGATCGCCATTGCCGTTATTTTCACCGCTTATTAAGCCGGCACGCCCTGCTGTATAGCGAAATGGTGACCACCGGCGCAATATTGCAAGGTAATGCCGAACGGCATTTGCAACGCGACGCGGCTGAACACCCGGTCGCCTTGCAATTGGGCGGCAGCAATCCACGGGAACTGGCGCAATGCGCCCGTATCGGCGCCGGCTACGGCTATGCCGAAATCAATTTAAACGTCGGCTGCCCCAGTGACCGGGTGCAAAACGGCCGCTTCGGCGCCTGCCTGATGGCCGAACCGCAATTGGTCGCCGATTGTGTCGCGGCCATGCGCGATGCGGTTTCGATTCCGGTGACGGTCAAATCCCGCATCGGCATCGACGACCGCGACTCCTATACCGAATTGGTCGATTTCATCGCGACAGTCGCCCGTGCCGGATGTAAAACCTTCATCGTCCACGCTCGCAAGGCTTGGCTGTCCGGTTTGTCGCCGAAAGAAAACCGCGAGATTCCGCCATTACGTTATGGCGTGGTGTTCCAGTTGAAGCAAGATTTTCCGGAACTTGAGATTGTGATAAATGGTGGCATTAATACCCTGGATACGGCCGAAGCTTTATTGAGCCAAGTTGACGGCGTCATGCTCGGCCGCGAGGTTTACCATAACCCGTTCCTGCTGGTGCAGGTAGACGCTCGGATTTTTCCGGGATGA
- a CDS encoding tRNA-dihydrouridine synthase → MAMQDYIEQQIRSGQRLHNITRHMLGLFHGVDGARAWRRHLSENASKPGAGFEVVLDALAFTF, encoded by the coding sequence ATGGCGATGCAGGATTACATAGAACAGCAAATTCGGTCAGGCCAACGTCTGCATAACATCACCCGGCACATGCTCGGCTTGTTCCACGGCGTAGACGGAGCCCGCGCCTGGCGCCGGCATCTGAGCGAGAATGCCAGCAAACCCGGCGCCGGTTTTGAGGTGGTTTTGGACGCTCTGGCATTTACTTTTTGA